In Pseudoliparis swirei isolate HS2019 ecotype Mariana Trench chromosome 9, NWPU_hadal_v1, whole genome shotgun sequence, a genomic segment contains:
- the LOC130199846 gene encoding rho guanine nucleotide exchange factor 7-like → MQETGLEPVHREERAREGFPHMSVNRELRDRGKLKMQEFIPKTFCMEVREAFFAQQEAHGSVPRQRPLSAGEPGGRGGWRLNLQDTEDGQANGRMLHGRPQARIGQQWVNTHVAGILPLSGLSLEAVSVDPKAPHSPHMFEISGPTVDSKVFICASAAELQRWMQHIEDRKYKSMAQPMSPSHCALSYLLPCDEHWKREELKKYLLQAPIWQWEGSPIQHMGQPGYISIVHIINTQRRGLQERLMVLFPQDVLLLSVDNKRLNIRYEGRLPRHSIKAVERFALPGRLEFELTGELVEPLQVSCTCEEDYRNWMFQLQQPDRNRPVPVSRSAPPLMPKLQRSRKESQEAVTPAGQRHITGRS, encoded by the exons ATGCAGGAAACTGGACTAGAGCCGGTCCACAGGgaggagagagccagagaggggTTTCCCCACATGTCTGTCAACCGGGAACTCCGGGATAGAGG GAAGCTGAAAATGCAGGAGTTTATTCCCAAGACCTTCTGCATGGAAGTGAGGGAGGCTTTCTTCGCCCAGCAGGAGG CCCACGGCTCTGTCCCGAGGCAGAGGCCTCTCTCTGCTGGAGAGCCAGGAGGACGTGGCGGTTGGAGACTGAACCTGCAGGACACGGAGGACGGACAGGCCAACGGGAGGATGCTCCACGGCCGGCCTCAGGCGCGCATCGGCCAACAGTGGGTGAACACACACGTAGCG GGCATCCTTCCCCTTTCTGGACTTTCCTTGGAAGCGGTCTCCGTGGACCCTAAAGCGCCACATTCGCCGCACATGTTTGAGATCAGCG GGCCAACGGTGGACTCCAAGGTCTTCATATGCGCCAGCGCTGCAGAGCTACAGAGATGGATGCAACACATAGAAGACAGGAAGTACAAGTCAATGGCTCAACCCATGAGTCCCTCCCACTGCGCCCTCTCCTATCTT TTACCCTGTGATGAGCATTGGAAAAGAGAAGAACTGAAAAAGTACTTACTGCAAGCTCCCATTTGGCAGTGGGAGGGCTCGCCGATACAGCACATGGGTCAGCCGGGGTACATATCCATCGTCCACATCATCAACACACAGAGACGG GGCCTCCAGGAGAGACTGATGGTTCTCTTCCCTCAAGacgtcctgctgctgtcagttgacAACAAGCGTCTGAATATAAGATATGAG GGGAGGTTGCCCCGACACAGCATCAAAGCAGTTGAGAGGTTCGCCCTGCCTGGACGGCTGGAGTTTGAGCTGACAG GTGAGCTGGTGGAGCCCCTGCAGGTCTCTTGTACCTGTGAGGAGGATTATCGGAACTGGATGTTTCAATTACAACAG CCGGACAGAAACCGCCCCGTTCCTGTGAGTCGCAGCGCACCTCCACTCATGCCAAAGCTGcagaggagcaggaaggagTCCCAGGAAGCCGTGACGCCAGCCGGCCAACGCCACATCACCGGCCGCAGCTGA
- the szrd1 gene encoding SUZ domain-containing protein 1 isoform X1: MDEEVAESWEEAADSGEMEKRLEEKLRIRQKETESCNNSSRSPLRTTMVIQDDSPAAAPPPRIRILKRPTSNGSSGSPSNSNRPTQQVKSLAQREAEYAEARKRILGSACPDETPQDKPNTDRAGRNNSTLPSDDTRSHSHSVRQPDGPDGTHGFRQHR, translated from the exons ATGGATGAGGAGGTCGCCGAAAGTTGGGAGGAAGCCGCCGACAGTGGG GAAATGGAAAAACGGTTAGAAGAGAAGCTACGGATCAGACAGAAAGAAAC GGAGTCCTGTAACAATTCTTCCCGATCGCCACTGAGGACGACCATGGTGATACAGGACGACTCTCCAGCAGCGGCGCCCCCACCTCGGATACGCATCTTGAAGCGGCCTACGAGCAACGGGTCGTCGGGCTCACCCTCGAATTCGAACAGGCCCACGCAGCAGGTCAAGTCTCTGGCTCAGCGCGAGGCGGAGTACGCCGAGGCCAGGAAAAGAATACTAGGCAGCGCCTGCCCAGATGAGACGCCTCAGGACAAACCTAACACTGACCG GGCAGGTCGCAATAACTCTACGTTGCCTTCAGATGACACCCGATCACACAGTCACAGCGTCCGGCAGCCAGACGGTCCAGACGGCACCCACGGTTTCCGACAGCACAGATAA
- the szrd1 gene encoding SUZ domain-containing protein 1 isoform X2 translates to MRRSPKVGRKPPTVGESCNNSSRSPLRTTMVIQDDSPAAAPPPRIRILKRPTSNGSSGSPSNSNRPTQQVKSLAQREAEYAEARKRILGSACPDETPQDKPNTDRAGRNNSTLPSDDTRSHSHSVRQPDGPDGTHGFRQHR, encoded by the exons ATGAGGAGGTCGCCGAAAGTTGGGAGGAAGCCGCCGACAGTGGG GGAGTCCTGTAACAATTCTTCCCGATCGCCACTGAGGACGACCATGGTGATACAGGACGACTCTCCAGCAGCGGCGCCCCCACCTCGGATACGCATCTTGAAGCGGCCTACGAGCAACGGGTCGTCGGGCTCACCCTCGAATTCGAACAGGCCCACGCAGCAGGTCAAGTCTCTGGCTCAGCGCGAGGCGGAGTACGCCGAGGCCAGGAAAAGAATACTAGGCAGCGCCTGCCCAGATGAGACGCCTCAGGACAAACCTAACACTGACCG GGCAGGTCGCAATAACTCTACGTTGCCTTCAGATGACACCCGATCACACAGTCACAGCGTCCGGCAGCCAGACGGTCCAGACGGCACCCACGGTTTCCGACAGCACAGATAA